GAGTCTCGTCGTAACTGAAAGAATAGCTCTCTTCCCAAAGTATCTCAAAGTTCTCATTTGCCTCAAAAATGAATATATTGTTAGGAGAATAAGGATCAAATATCGTGCCCGTTGCAATTAGATTCTTATCTAACAAATGCAGAGAGGATATACTACCATTTAGATATTTTTTCACCCACTCAATCTTACCATCTAGGTTAATCTTTAGTAAGGAAAAATGCTTTGCAGAAGTTGACACTACTACTCCATCCCCCAAAGAAACCGCAGAGCTTGGTGATTCAGCAAACTTAGTTCCAAACACCTTAAACCACTTCACTCTCCCATCCTTACCAATAGAAACGATAAAAATATCAGTTTCCCCAAACCCAAAAGACTTAGACTCCCCTATCAACCAACAATCTCCATTTGTTAATTCAACTACCGAGATCGGAGTTTCTCTACTAGAACCCGGAAATATCAAAACATTGCTAAAGTCTCCATACTTTGAAATTCTCACTAAACCTAAAGATAAAGCGTTGGAAGTTATAGCTTGAGAGGAAAAGGCAACAACAACATCCTCGCCTGAAAGTTTCTTTACCACAGGAGATGTGTTTCTACCTCCTCCTCTAAGTAAAATATCCCACTCAGGAGAAAAGTTTGTCAACTTAACTACCCATATTCCGCTTACCTTTTTTACCACATCTGCAACTTCACCTGATAGATAAATTGTATTTCCCGAAGTATCAAAACTAGTCCCAACCTCATTTTCCCCCTTCTTACCAAGAAATATATCCTTGACTATAATACCATCACGATCCACCGCGAAAAACCAAATATCCTCACTTCCACCCTTAGACTTGCTCCCCAGAAAGTAACTCTTATCTCTCTCAAATCTAATAACAGATAGATTATCCTCGTTTTCGTCTCCATATATCCTGTAAGAGTATACTTCGTTTATTTGTAAGCTATTGGTACTCGTAGTTTGAGTAGATCCAAAAACAACTGGAAAAACCCCCTTTTCAACAAAACTTCTAAAGTTTTTGTCATTGTAATATAACCCAAATAATACAAAAGCTATTGTCTGAAATATTAACAACACCGAAAGTAGAACTACAGTTAACTTAAGCTTAACCATACTATTATTTTTTATCAGATCCAAAAGATATTACAAATTGACTGTAAAAACGAAATTTAAAATAGTATCAACAAAAAAGGCACTCGCTACTCCAAGCGTAAACGGCATCATATTCAAAAAATCAGTCCTGAGAGGGACTGCGAGAAAAATAGAGAGAAGATCACCCTTAGTTGTATTAGTTGAAAAATATAAACTGATAACTATATTATTTAACAAGGAGGTTGTTTTACTATTATGTTGAATAGGCTTATTATTTACTTACTTCCATTAATACTACTTTTGTCTATGCAACTACCGTGTTTTGCAAGGAATGTTATAATATTCCCATTTTACAACAAAGATGGTAAAGACATCCCTACAGCCTCAGTTGGAGTGCTTAAGTCTATAATGCAGTTTGCGAAATTCTACCCAAGTGCAAAAATAGTAGAATCTTCTTTTGATATTAAAAACAGAGACATCAGTGACATAATAAAAACAATCACAGGATACGACAGTTACATAGTAGGATATTTCTCTAAGAAAGACAATATATTCAACTACCATATCTCAATATATGACTCCAAAGGTAATGTTGAAACTTCATTTTCTGCCTCTTCTGAAGACCTTTTTGAAATAGCGGACAGTATAATGAGCAAAATCTTTTCATTCTACTCTGGTAAAACTACAGGATTCGCAACTCTTAGCCTGAAGCTTGAACTTGACGAGAAACTAACATATACCATACTCCTGAATGACGAGGTGCTATCCTCAGTGGTAGGCAAAACCAATATTTCAGTGAAAGTTATTTCCAAAGTCCCTTACCACATAATTGTAAGAAACGATCAAACAAAAGAGGTTGTTTTGTCAAAAACCATACTTCTTATGGATAATGAAACACTGTCTTTTCCAATCGGACAAGTCAAACAAGAGGAGAAAAAAGAAGTGGTAGATAAAATAGAGCAAAAGCCGGATGTTGACCAAACCACTTTGAAAATACGAGCCCTTCAAGATATAAAGAGGATGATAGAAAGCAAATTTATTCTTGATGATGACATACTTAAAGCAACAAAAAGCGAAGCTAAAATCCTTGACGGAGATTTACGTCTGAATTTATACAATCGGTATCATATCCCAATAGGAATCACTATACTGGGCTCAGTTCTTAACATCATTCCCGGTCTTGGCAGTCTTGTTTTAAACGACACTGGCGGAATCATAATTTCTCTCTTTACACCATATCTATCCTTAGGTGTAGCACTAATTCTTTCACCAGAAAGCCAAACTATTTCATTAGCATTTTCAGGGATAGCAGTTTTCGGATACATATACAATCTCGTCAGACCTTTCATCTATACTCACAACTGGAATACTAGACTCAGAGAAGTGTTACTCTTAGATGAGGAGAAAGTCTCACTCTCAGTAAGCTATGACCACGTAGCACTAAACATAAAGTTCTAGTTAAAAGTATCACTACAAACAATCTTACTTATCTCCTTTGGAGTATGAACTATGTAATCTGGATTCGCTGAAATAATCTCATTCTCTGTTTTAAATCCCCAGGTGACTCCTACTGATCTCATACCTGCATTCTTTGCAGTTAGAATGTCAGTAGCACTATCTCCAACAAGAAATATCTCTCTAGGTTCAAGATTCATAATCTTTGCTATTTCAACAGCTAGCCTAGGGTTAGGCTTCCTATCATCAGGATTTTCTATACCAATTACTGATACAAAGTCTATACCCCTAAAGAAATGGCTAACTAACTCCTTTGTGAAAAAATGCTGTTTGTTTGAAAGCACCGAAAGCTTAAAGCCTCTCTCCTTAAGAAAAACTAAAGTTTCATAAACTCCATCATAGGGCTTGGTTTTGTTAAGATAGTTCTTAGAATACTCCTCTTTCATCATACTTATTGCTAGTAAAAGTTTTTCATCGGAAAATCCCCCCCTATACTCAAGTAATCTCCTAAAAAGTTCTCTAACACCATCTCCGATAAACTCTCTGAATTTTTCTTTCTCAACAAAAGCTATCCCAAGCTTTCTAAGAACATTATTTCCAGCATCAACAATATCATCAAGCGTGTCTAGAAGTGTCCCATCAAGATCAAAAATAAATCCCTTCACCTCAACCATAAAAAAATTTTAATCTAAAGGTAAAGTAAGAGCAAAATTCTTTCCTACATTTTCTAACCACTGCAACGTCAGCTAGACTATTTCATCGTTTTGGTTCCTGATATTTTAAGAA
This sequence is a window from Brevinematia bacterium. Protein-coding genes within it:
- a CDS encoding HAD family hydrolase — encoded protein: MVEVKGFIFDLDGTLLDTLDDIVDAGNNVLRKLGIAFVEKEKFREFIGDGVRELFRRLLEYRGGFSDEKLLLAISMMKEEYSKNYLNKTKPYDGVYETLVFLKERGFKLSVLSNKQHFFTKELVSHFFRGIDFVSVIGIENPDDRKPNPRLAVEIAKIMNLEPREIFLVGDSATDILTAKNAGMRSVGVTWGFKTENEIISANPDYIVHTPKEISKIVCSDTFN